In Saprospiraceae bacterium, a genomic segment contains:
- a CDS encoding aminotransferase class V-fold PLP-dependent enzyme yields the protein MNRRSILKSISAIAPVAVWQPSAILNELEKNYQSSVRDFELLPTENSHDEDFWRGIREAYSCSPSIINFNNGGVSPQPRVVQNAVEYYNRMCNEAPSYYMWRILDQGREPLREKLAGIAGCSAEELAINRNSSEALETIIFGLRLKAGDEIVLAKQDYPNMINAWKQRAHRDGLVLKWVNLELPSEDDSYMVDAYVRQITDKTKLLHLTHVINWNGQVLPVKKIAAEAKKRGIEVMVDGAQSFAQLCYSISDLGVDYFVTSIHKWLSAPFGSGLLYVKKDKIKSLYPLLAAADPESTDIRKFESLGTRSFAIEQAISHAIDFYEHIGAQRKFDRLHSLQRYWSDKVKDHPKIKLNHPLSKTHSGVIGNFIIQDKTAEEISSKLFEHYKIHTVAIKWENIHGVRVTPNVYTTHAELDKFVNAVLKIAGG from the coding sequence ATGAACAGAAGATCCATCCTAAAAAGCATCAGCGCGATAGCACCAGTAGCGGTTTGGCAGCCATCTGCTATATTAAATGAATTGGAGAAAAACTATCAGTCCAGCGTCAGGGATTTTGAACTTTTACCTACTGAAAATTCACATGATGAGGATTTTTGGAGAGGAATCAGAGAGGCTTATAGTTGTTCGCCAAGTATCATCAATTTCAACAATGGAGGGGTATCGCCGCAACCTAGAGTTGTACAGAATGCAGTTGAATATTACAACCGCATGTGCAATGAAGCACCTTCCTATTATATGTGGCGAATTTTGGATCAAGGTCGTGAGCCATTGCGGGAAAAACTTGCAGGTATTGCCGGTTGTTCTGCGGAGGAACTAGCGATCAACAGAAACAGCTCCGAAGCCCTTGAAACCATTATTTTTGGATTGCGACTGAAGGCAGGTGATGAAATCGTACTTGCCAAACAGGATTATCCTAACATGATCAATGCATGGAAGCAAAGAGCACACCGGGATGGACTTGTTTTAAAATGGGTCAATTTGGAATTGCCGAGTGAGGATGATTCATATATGGTAGATGCCTATGTCAGGCAAATCACAGATAAAACCAAGTTGTTACATCTGACACATGTCATCAATTGGAATGGGCAAGTGTTGCCTGTTAAAAAGATTGCTGCAGAAGCAAAGAAGAGAGGTATAGAAGTTATGGTTGATGGAGCGCAAAGTTTTGCGCAACTATGTTATTCTATTTCAGATTTGGGTGTCGATTATTTTGTAACATCAATACATAAATGGTTGAGCGCACCATTTGGATCGGGTTTGTTGTATGTCAAAAAGGATAAAATAAAATCGCTGTATCCATTACTTGCAGCAGCAGATCCCGAATCTACAGATATACGCAAATTCGAAAGTCTGGGAACCCGTTCTTTTGCGATTGAGCAAGCCATTTCTCATGCAATTGATTTTTATGAACACATTGGAGCTCAGAGAAAATTCGATAGACTTCATAGTTTGCAGAGGTATTGGTCTGACAAAGTGAAGGACCATCCAAAAATCAAATTGAATCACCCCTTGAGTAAAACGCATAGTGGCGTAATTGGAAATTTTATTATTCAGGATAAGACGGCCGAAGAAATATCGAGCAAATTATTTGAGCATTATAAAATTCACACCGTTGCCATCAAATGGGAAAACATCCATGGTGTGCGGGTTACGCCAAATGTGTACACCACACATGCTGAATTGGATAAGTTTGTGAATGCGGTGTTGAAGATTGCAGGAGGATAG
- a CDS encoding RNA polymerase sigma factor: protein MCELELVKKCLQGDQKSCKQLYDEFAPTMLGICHRYLTRTAEAEDALQDGFIKVFQNLNSWKQTGALGAWIRRIIVNPCLTQLHTKSKLIEIGPEELFPDVSIEPEVLYSLDYEAFENILKSMPAGYRAVFNLAVIEGYSYEEISKLLQVKEVSCRSQLYKAKQFLAKRLQTLYPHLKLPA from the coding sequence ATGTGCGAATTGGAACTGGTAAAAAAATGCCTGCAAGGTGATCAAAAGTCTTGCAAACAACTCTACGATGAGTTTGCACCCACCATGCTGGGCATTTGCCATAGGTACTTAACGCGCACTGCCGAAGCCGAAGATGCTTTGCAGGATGGCTTTATCAAAGTTTTTCAGAATTTGAATTCCTGGAAGCAGACCGGAGCCCTAGGAGCCTGGATCCGGCGAATTATTGTTAATCCCTGCCTCACGCAACTGCATACTAAAAGCAAACTCATTGAGATAGGACCGGAAGAATTGTTTCCCGATGTATCCATTGAGCCTGAAGTGTTATATTCTTTGGATTATGAGGCTTTTGAAAATATACTCAAATCGATGCCAGCCGGATACCGGGCTGTTTTTAATTTGGCTGTTATCGAAGGTTATTCGTATGAAGAAATATCAAAATTATTGCAGGTCAAGGAAGTGAGTTGTCGTTCGCAATTATATAAGGCAAAGCAATTTCTCGCCAAGCGGCTCCAAACATTGTATCCTCATTTAAAATTACCGGCATGA
- a CDS encoding SET domain-containing protein-lysine N-methyltransferase: MKICVLQADYSPSHVDYKNYDPARDLCALLPGHEVDHVLLNKLTTYKQLKELSLKSYDIYVNLCEAYLEWDVPSIDVIYSLELLNLPYTGPTLELYDPSKEIMKYVANISGIASPNYKLVDNLEDLNDLSQNVSFPLFVKPAKAGDSLGIDENSLVVDEKSLLTKVKQVLDEYGQVIVEEYIPGREFTILVCADPKDEKKCIAFKPVEYKFSDKLGFKTYATKTSDLHPERNIPVTDESLERKLKRAASTFFKEFGGKGYARLDFRMNPKGKLFFLEANFACSVFYTDGYEGSADFILQNDPVGQAGFLQMIMEEGINRHRKKQKKYYLKKSSSSGYGIYASQRIRKSEVLFKGEEKSQRIVTQSYVQKNWNALEKELFRKYSYPIGNGVYILWDNNPTEWAPQNHSCAPNTKFEGLNVIALREIQKDEELTLDYALFMHPDLEPFACQCGHVECRKWIASKEVRVEEFKLSI, from the coding sequence ATGAAAATATGCGTATTACAAGCTGATTACAGTCCATCACATGTTGATTATAAGAATTATGATCCGGCCCGAGATCTGTGTGCCCTATTACCGGGACATGAAGTTGATCACGTGCTGTTAAATAAATTGACTACATATAAGCAATTGAAAGAATTGTCGTTAAAGTCCTACGACATCTATGTCAATTTATGTGAGGCCTATTTAGAATGGGATGTGCCATCCATTGATGTTATATATTCACTTGAACTGTTAAACCTTCCCTATACAGGCCCAACATTAGAGTTATACGATCCTTCGAAGGAAATCATGAAATATGTAGCAAATATTTCAGGTATTGCTTCCCCGAATTATAAATTGGTGGACAATCTGGAAGATTTAAATGATCTGAGTCAGAATGTATCTTTTCCATTATTTGTGAAACCAGCAAAAGCCGGCGATAGTTTAGGTATTGACGAGAATTCATTGGTAGTTGATGAAAAATCACTGCTTACAAAAGTCAAACAAGTATTGGATGAATATGGACAAGTCATTGTCGAAGAATATATACCGGGTAGAGAATTTACAATACTGGTATGTGCTGATCCCAAAGATGAAAAAAAATGCATCGCCTTCAAACCCGTTGAATACAAGTTTTCAGATAAACTAGGTTTTAAAACTTATGCCACAAAAACCTCAGACTTGCATCCCGAAAGAAACATTCCCGTTACGGATGAAAGTTTAGAACGCAAGCTCAAAAGAGCAGCCAGTACTTTTTTCAAAGAATTTGGTGGAAAAGGGTATGCCCGATTGGATTTCAGAATGAATCCGAAAGGAAAGTTATTCTTTTTGGAGGCCAATTTTGCCTGTTCTGTCTTTTATACAGATGGGTATGAAGGTTCCGCTGATTTTATATTACAGAATGATCCTGTTGGACAAGCCGGCTTTTTGCAAATGATCATGGAAGAAGGCATCAACAGGCACCGCAAAAAACAAAAAAAATATTATTTAAAGAAATCGAGCAGCTCAGGTTATGGCATATATGCATCTCAAAGAATCCGGAAAAGCGAAGTTCTTTTTAAAGGTGAAGAAAAAAGTCAGCGAATTGTTACGCAATCCTATGTACAGAAAAATTGGAATGCACTTGAAAAAGAATTATTCCGAAAGTATTCATATCCTATAGGTAATGGCGTTTATATTTTATGGGACAATAACCCCACAGAATGGGCACCGCAAAATCATTCGTGTGCACCCAATACTAAATTCGAAGGATTGAATGTCATTGCGCTGCGTGAAATTCAAAAAGATGAAGAACTCACTTTAGACTATGCACTCTTCATGCATCCTGATTTAGAACCCTTTGCCTGTCAGTGCGGCCATGTAGAATGCAGAAAGTGGATTGCATCGAAAGAGGTAAGGGTTGAAGAATTCAAATTAAGTATTTAG
- a CDS encoding SET domain-containing protein has protein sequence MASINNQIYPSQFAKIKFDTTHQQNGLISLKNFKKDSVICHFSAAEILPYPSRYTVQVADDKHIILAPLFLEYINHSCDPNCFFDTKEFVLRALKNIDSGEEFSFFYPSTEWDMDEPFDCHCGTSNCHGQIQGAKYLQEQAFENYRFTEFITQKLQKTIPHVFQY, from the coding sequence ATGGCTTCTATCAATAACCAAATCTATCCATCCCAATTTGCTAAAATTAAATTCGATACCACTCATCAACAGAATGGACTGATTTCCTTAAAAAATTTTAAGAAAGACAGTGTTATCTGCCATTTCTCTGCGGCAGAGATTCTGCCCTACCCTTCCCGATACACTGTTCAGGTAGCAGATGATAAACACATTATACTTGCACCATTGTTTTTGGAGTATATCAATCATAGTTGCGATCCGAATTGTTTTTTTGATACGAAAGAATTCGTTTTAAGAGCTTTGAAAAACATTGACTCCGGTGAGGAGTTTTCATTTTTTTATCCATCTACAGAATGGGATATGGATGAACCCTTTGATTGTCATTGTGGTACTTCCAATTGTCATGGACAAATTCAAGGAGCCAAATACCTGCAAGAACAAGCATTTGAAAATTACCGTTTTACGGAATTCATAACTCAAAAATTGCAGAAGACAATCCCTCATGTCTTCCAGTACTGA
- the queE gene encoding 7-carboxy-7-deazaguanine synthase: MMYSVKEIFYTLQGEGKRSGRPAVFLRFSGCNLWNGKESDREFAICNFCDTDFIGTNGINGGKYTLATELAEKAMFLWPKHHLGSKPYIVCTGGEPLLQLDSPLINALHELGFEVAIETNGTLLAPEGIDWICMSPKPNTQIVQNKGDELKFIYPQERLQPELFLEMDFKHFYLQAMDGPFLNVNIQQCISYCLAHPQWSLSLQTHKILGIP, encoded by the coding sequence ATGATGTATTCTGTTAAAGAGATTTTTTATACCCTACAAGGTGAAGGTAAACGATCGGGAAGACCTGCTGTCTTTCTGCGCTTTTCAGGCTGCAATCTATGGAACGGTAAAGAATCAGATCGCGAATTTGCAATTTGCAATTTTTGTGATACGGATTTCATCGGTACTAATGGAATCAATGGTGGTAAATATACTTTAGCTACAGAACTGGCTGAAAAGGCTATGTTTTTGTGGCCAAAGCATCACTTAGGTTCGAAACCCTATATTGTATGCACGGGAGGCGAACCACTACTTCAATTAGATAGCCCTCTTATTAATGCATTACATGAACTGGGATTTGAAGTAGCCATAGAGACCAACGGTACTCTTTTGGCTCCTGAAGGCATAGATTGGATTTGTATGAGTCCAAAACCAAATACACAAATAGTTCAAAATAAAGGAGATGAGTTAAAATTTATATATCCACAAGAAAGATTGCAACCGGAATTATTTTTAGAAATGGATTTCAAACACTTTTATCTTCAAGCTATGGATGGCCCTTTTTTAAATGTAAATATTCAACAATGTATAAGCTATTGTTTGGCGCATCCGCAATGGTCACTCAGTCTTCAAACACATAAGATATTAGGTATACCTTAA
- a CDS encoding HAD-IIIA family hydrolase — protein MILKSSDKSPFCLFMDRDGVINELLPGDYVKNISEFHFRENVLTGLAKLTQLTPYLFIITNQQGIGKGIMSETDLFLVHQYMSEQIIKYGGQLAGIYHCPHLESDDCPCRKPKTGMIEKIYFDFPEILDYPKLLIGDSATDLELGIKIGASCFGMRHGHNTLANWSGYESIEVHQFDEFVEHCIRLENGSTI, from the coding sequence ATGATTTTAAAATCATCTGACAAGTCGCCATTCTGTTTATTTATGGACAGAGATGGTGTGATCAACGAATTATTGCCGGGAGATTATGTAAAAAATATAAGCGAATTCCATTTTAGAGAAAATGTGCTCACAGGTTTAGCTAAATTGACACAATTAACTCCATATCTCTTTATTATTACGAACCAGCAAGGCATTGGAAAAGGAATCATGAGTGAAACCGATCTGTTTTTGGTACATCAATACATGTCTGAACAAATCATCAAATATGGCGGACAACTTGCCGGAATCTACCATTGCCCGCATTTAGAAAGTGATGACTGTCCATGTCGAAAACCCAAAACCGGCATGATCGAAAAAATTTATTTTGATTTTCCGGAAATTCTCGATTACCCTAAATTGCTCATAGGTGATAGTGCGACAGACCTTGAGCTTGGAATTAAAATAGGAGCAAGCTGCTTTGGAATGAGGCATGGGCATAATACACTAGCCAATTGGTCTGGATACGAGTCCATCGAAGTTCATCAATTCGATGAATTTGTTGAACACTGCATTCGTTTAGAAAATGGATCGACCATTTGA
- a CDS encoding D-sedoheptulose 7-phosphate isomerase yields the protein MIQKIKDIIQASADVKKDILANELLLTSLMQSAICIQTALQNGNRIYLCGNGGSAADAQHIAAELTGRFYKERPALAAEALHCNTSYLTAVANDYGYDHVYERYILGIGQAGDILIGLSTSGNSKNVMLAMAAAHSRKMTCIGLTGKNGGQMKSASDYWIGVPSDITPRIQESHILIGHILCELIEDALYE from the coding sequence ATGATCCAAAAAATTAAAGATATCATACAGGCATCTGCGGATGTAAAAAAAGATATTTTAGCCAACGAGCTATTGTTGACGAGCCTTATGCAATCTGCTATTTGTATTCAAACTGCATTGCAAAACGGAAACCGTATTTATTTATGTGGAAATGGAGGCAGTGCTGCAGATGCCCAACATATTGCAGCTGAGCTCACAGGTCGCTTTTATAAAGAAAGACCTGCGCTTGCAGCAGAAGCACTTCATTGTAATACATCTTATTTAACAGCAGTTGCCAATGATTATGGTTATGATCATGTATATGAGCGCTATATACTTGGAATCGGACAAGCTGGAGATATTTTAATTGGACTTAGCACCTCCGGAAATTCTAAAAATGTGATGCTCGCTATGGCAGCGGCACATTCCCGGAAAATGACTTGTATTGGTTTGACAGGCAAAAATGGAGGTCAAATGAAATCAGCTAGTGATTATTGGATTGGGGTGCCATCAGATATTACGCCCCGCATTCAAGAATCACATATACTAATTGGTCATATTTTATGCGAACTCATTGAAGATGCCCTTTATGAATAG